The Ralstonia sp. RRA DNA segment GTGGCGCCGGTCAAACAACTAACGATAACGATGCAGGATTTCTGGCATGCGGCATCCGCTCAACTTGAGAGTGAGCTGACGCCGCAACAATTCAAGACGTGGATCAAGCCGCTGACGCCGCTGTCGTTTGACGAACAGGCGTGCACGCTGCGGATTGCTGCGCCTAACCGCTTCAAGCTCGACTGGGTCAAGAGCCAGTTCTCGGGCCGCATCCAGTCGCTCGCGTGTGACTACTGGGAGATGCAGGTCGACGTGCAGTTCGTGCTCGACCCGGCCGCCGGCCAGCGCCAGGCGGCCCAGCAGCCGGCGTTTGCTCCTGCGCCGATGCAGCCGATGGCCGCGCAATCGATTCAGCCGAGGCAGGCGGCGCCCGCCGCCATGCCGGCCGCAAACAGCGCCGCACTGGATGCCGCGGCCATGCGCCCGGCCCCCGCGATGTACCGCGAAAATGCGCTCGCCACGGCCAGCCATGCTGTGGCAGAGATCGACGTGCCCGTAATGGACGCCACCGAGGTGAGTGCCCAGTCGTACCGCATGCCGCCGCAGGCACCTGCCATGGTTACTGGCCTGGCGACGCCGCCGCAGGCGCCCGTGGACGACACCGTGCACGAGCGCTCGCGCCTGAACCAGATCCTCACGTTCGACAACTTCGTCACCGGTAAGGCCAACCAGCTGGCGCGCGCCGCGGCCATCCAGGTCGCCAACAACCCGGGCAAGTCGTACAACCCGCTGTATCTGTACGGCGGCGTGGGCCTCGGTAAGACGCACTTGATCCATGCCATCGGCAACTTCATGCTGATGGAGAATCCGCGCGCACGCATTCGCTACATTCACGCAGAACAGTACGTTTCTGACGTAGTGAAGGCTTACCAGCGCAAGGCGTTTGATGACTTCAAGCGCTACTACCACTCGCTCGATCTGCTGCTGATCGATGACATCCAGTTCTTCTCGGGCAAGAACCGCACGCAGGAAGAATTCTTCTATGCGTTCGAGGCGCTGATCGCCAACCGCGCGCAGGTCATCATCACCAGCGATACGTATCCGAAAGAGATCACCGGGATTGATGACCGCCTGATCTCGCGGTTCGACTCCGGTTTGACGGTGGCCATCGAGCCGCCCGAGCTGGAAATGCGCGTCGCCATTCTGATGAAGAAGGCGCAGGCCGAGAATGTGACCGTGCCGGAAGAGGTGGCCTTCTTCGTGGCCAAGCACCTGCGTTCGAACGTGCGTGAGCTGGAGGGCGCGCTGCGCAAGATCCTGGCGTACTCCAACTTCCACGGCAAAGAGATCACGATCGAGGTCACGCGCGAGGCGCTCAAGGATCTGCTGACCGTGCAGAACCGCCAGATCTCGGTGGAGAACATCCAGAAGACCTGCGCGGATTTCTACAACATCAAGGTCGCGGACATGTACTCCAAGAAGCGGCCGGCCAACATCGCGCGCCCGCGCCAGATCGCCATGTATCTGGCCAAGGAACTGACGCAGAAGAGCCTGCCGGAAATTGGCGAGCTGTTCGGCGGACGCGATCACACCACGGTGCTGCACGCGGTGCGCAAGATTGCCGACGAGCGTACCAAGGACGCCCAGCTCAACCACGAACTGCACGTGCTGGAGCAAACGCTCAAGGGTTGATGGCGCATCGCGCTGCCGCGTGCCACCAAGGCGCATGGCAGCGCCATCTGCCCAGAATTTGCCGCATGCAAACGCCCGCTCGAACGCGGGCGTCTTTTCATGCACAATAGACATATTTGCCGCGCGCGCGACGCTATCCAGCGCCCCCTTCTTTGCGGTATAATTTGTGATTAACCCCTTGATTTACAACAACTTTGGGGTTAATCGCGAATGCTCCTGCAGGCACAGGCCATGAGGGGCGCGCGCGGTGTCACCCCAAACTGCATACACTGCAAGGATCGCCTTCATGCAATTGGTCAAAACCTCGCGAGACAACCTGCTGCGTCCGCTGCAAATCGTGAGCGGCATCGTGGAACGCCGTCACACGCT contains these protein-coding regions:
- the dnaA gene encoding chromosomal replication initiator protein DnaA, which gives rise to MQDFWHAASAQLESELTPQQFKTWIKPLTPLSFDEQACTLRIAAPNRFKLDWVKSQFSGRIQSLACDYWEMQVDVQFVLDPAAGQRQAAQQPAFAPAPMQPMAAQSIQPRQAAPAAMPAANSAALDAAAMRPAPAMYRENALATASHAVAEIDVPVMDATEVSAQSYRMPPQAPAMVTGLATPPQAPVDDTVHERSRLNQILTFDNFVTGKANQLARAAAIQVANNPGKSYNPLYLYGGVGLGKTHLIHAIGNFMLMENPRARIRYIHAEQYVSDVVKAYQRKAFDDFKRYYHSLDLLLIDDIQFFSGKNRTQEEFFYAFEALIANRAQVIITSDTYPKEITGIDDRLISRFDSGLTVAIEPPELEMRVAILMKKAQAENVTVPEEVAFFVAKHLRSNVRELEGALRKILAYSNFHGKEITIEVTREALKDLLTVQNRQISVENIQKTCADFYNIKVADMYSKKRPANIARPRQIAMYLAKELTQKSLPEIGELFGGRDHTTVLHAVRKIADERTKDAQLNHELHVLEQTLKG